Genomic window (Dolosigranulum savutiense):
TTAGGTGATTGTCTAGGTGTTTTACGTTATCAGAATGCGGAAGAATGGGTATTATTGGTGCTGAACCCGACTGATGCGGAACAAGATGTGATATTTAGCGAGTTAGAAAGCTTTGCCCATCAATTTACGGCAGATGGATTAGAATCAATAGCTCCGACTGCACAAGTGCCACCTAAACGTGCTATACTATATATATCATAAAAAAAGAAAGGTTGATTGGATGAAATCATTAGAATCAGCGAAAGCGCCAGCCGCAGTGGGACCTTACTCACAAGCGATTGTCAGTGGTGATTTTGTATTTTTATCAGGACAACTCGGAATTGACCGGCAGACAGGAGAGTTAGTCGAGGGTATTGAAGCGCAGACGAAGCAGGCCTTCCAAAATATTAGTTATGTTTTAGCTGAAGCTAATTTGACATTAGCTGATGTGGTGAAAGTGACCGTTTATTTAGCTAATCTGGCTGATTACGCAGTCGTGAATGACATTTATGCAGAGCAATTCAGTGAACCGTTCCCGGCTCGCAGTGCCTT
Coding sequences:
- a CDS encoding Rid family detoxifying hydrolase, which codes for MKSLESAKAPAAVGPYSQAIVSGDFVFLSGQLGIDRQTGELVEGIEAQTKQAFQNISYVLAEANLTLADVVKVTVYLANLADYAVVNDIYAEQFSEPFPARSAFQVAALPLGGAVEIEVIAARSEN